The following proteins come from a genomic window of Microtus ochrogaster isolate Prairie Vole_2 chromosome 7, MicOch1.0, whole genome shotgun sequence:
- the Pdxdc1 gene encoding pyridoxal-dependent decarboxylase domain-containing protein 1 isoform X2 has translation MDTSLEKIADPTLAEMGKNLKEVMRMLENSQRIEEENGKKPVSEDIPGPLQGSGQDMVSILQLVQNLMHGDEDEEPQSTRIQNIGEQGHMALLGHSLGAYISTLDKEKLRKLTTRILSDTTLWLRRIFRYENGCTYFHEEEREGLAKICRLAIHSRYEDFVVDGFDVLYNKKPVIYLSAAARPGLGQYLCNQLGLPLPCLCRVPCNTMFGSQHQMDIAFLEKLIKDDIERGRLPLLLVASAGSSGVGHTDKIGRLKELCEQYNIWLHVEGVNLATLALGYVSSSVLAATKCDSMTLTPGPWLGLPAAPAVTLYKHDDPALTLVAGLTSNKPADKLRALPLWLSLQYLGLDGIVERIKHACQLSQRLQESLKKVDHIKILVEDELSSPVVVFRFFQELPGSDPAFKAVPVSSVATAAVGRERHSCDALNRWLGEQLRQLVPMCGLAVLDLEVDGTCLRFSPLMTAAVLGTQGGDVDQLVTCIQSKLPVLTCTLQLREEFRQEVEGTAGLLYVDDPSWPGIGVVRYEHVSDGNSSLESDPEGEKIHTGLLKKLNELESDLIFKMGPEYKGTKSCIYVGMASDDVDISELVETIAVTAREIEENSRLLENMTEVVRKGIQEAQVQLQKANEERLLEEGVLRQIPVVGSVLNWFSPVQASQKGRSFNLTAGSLESTEYTYVHKVQGTGVTPPPTPSGTQSKQRLPGQKPFKRALRGSDAVSETSSVSHIEDLEKVDQLCSGLEHSSPEAHCPEQISTAPAPTARQTETLQNKAQHPEDDDPQVEGLERLR, from the exons ATAGCAGACCCTACATTAGCTGAAATGGGAAAAAACTTGAAGGAGGTGATGCGGATGCTGGAGAACAGTCAGAG aatagaagaggaaaatggaaagaagccAGTATCAGAGGACATTCCAGGGCCACTCCAAGGCAG TGGACAAGATATGGTAAGCATCCTTCAGTTAGTTCAGAATCTGATGCATGGAGATGAAGACGAGGAGCCCCAGAGCACCCG AATCCAGAATATTGGAGAACAAGGTCACATGGCTTTGTTGGGTCATAGTCTGGGTGCTTATATTTCAACTCTGGacaaagagaaactgagaaaactTACAACCAGGATACTTTCAGACACTACCTTATGGCTACGCCGGATTTTCAG GTATGAAAATGGATGCACTTACTTccatgaggaagagagagaaggacttGCTAAGATCTGTAGGCTTGCCATTCATTCTCGCTATGAAGACTTTGTAGTGGATGGATTTGACGTGTTATATAACAAAAAGCCTGTCATATATCTTAGTGCTGCTGCTAGACCTGGCCTGGGCCAATACCTCTGTAATCAG CTTGGCTTACCCCTGCCCTGCTTGTGTCGTGTGCCCTGTAACACTATGTTTGGATCTCAGCATCAGATG GACATTGCCTTTCTTGAGAAACTGATCAAAGATGACATAGAAAGAGGAAGACTGCCCTTGCTGCTTGTTGCAAGTGCTG GATCTTCAGGAGTTGGACACACAGACAAGATTGGACGTTTGAAGGAGCTCTGTGAGCAGTATAACATCTGGCTTCATGTTGAAGG TGTGAATCTGGCAACATTGGCTCTAGGTTATGTCTCCTCGTCTGTGCTG GCTGCAACCAAATGTGATAGCATGACACTAACTCCTGGCCCGTGGCTAGGTTTGCCAGCCGCTCCTGCAGTGACACTCTACAAACATGATGATCCTGCCTTG ACACTAGTTGCTGGTCTTACATCAAATAAGCCTGCAGACAAACTCCGAGCCTTGCCGCTGTGGTTGTCTTTACAATACTTGGGACTTGATGGCATTGTGGAAAGAATAAAGCATGCCTGCCAGCTG AGTCAGCGGTTGcaagaaagtttaaagaaagtgGACCACATCAAGATCTTG GTGGAAGATGAGCTCAGTTCTCCAGTAGTAGTGTTCAGATTTTTCCAGGAATTACCAGGCTCAG ATCCAGCATTTAAAGCTGTCCCTGTATCCAGCGTAGCAACTGCAGCTGTTGGCCGGGAGAGACACTCCTGTGATGCACTGAACCGCTGG CTAGGGGAACAACTGAGACAGCTGGTGCCTATGTGTGGCCTCGCTGTCCTGGACTTGGAAGTGGATGGCACGTGTTTGCGGTTCAGCCCTTTGATGACAGCAGCAG TGTTAGGGACTCAAGGCGGGGATGTGGACCAACTCGTCACCTGCATCCAAAGCAAACTTCCAGTGCTGACATGTACACTACAGCTACGAGAAGAGTTCAGGCAGGAAGTCGAGGGGACAGCAGGCCTCCTGTATGTTGATgaccccagctggcctggaatcGGGGTTGTCAG GTATGAGCATGTCAGTGATGGTAACAGCAGTCTGGAATCTGATCCAGAGGGGGAGAAAATACACACTGGACTTCTGAAAAAGTTAAATGAACTGGAATCTGACCTCATATTTAAAATGG GCCCTGAGTACAAAGGCACGAAGAGCTGCATTTACGTCGGCATGGCGAGTGACGATGTGGATATTTCTGAACTAGTGGAGACCATTGCAGTTACAGCCCGGGAAATTGAGGAAAACTCAAGG CTTCTAGAGAACATGACAGAAGTCGTTCGGAAGGGAATTCAGGAGGCTCAGGTCCAACTCCAGAAGGCAAATGAGGAACGACTTCTGGAAGAG GGAGTGTTGCGGCAGATCCCTGTAGTAGGGTCCGTCCTGAATTGGTTTTCTCCAGTTCAAGCTTCACAAAAGGGAAGAAGTTTTAACTTAACAGCAG GCTCTCTGGAATCCACAGAATACACATACGTCCACAAAGTACAAGGTACAGGAGTGACACCGCCTCCGACACCTTCAGGCACTCAAAGCAAACAGAGACTTCCAG GCCAGAAACCTTTTAAAAGAGCTCTGAGAGGCTCAGATGCTGTGAGTGAGACCAGCTCAGTCAGCCACATCGAAGACCTCGAAAAGGTGGACCAGCTGTGCAGTGGGCTAGAGCACAGCAGCCCAGAGGCCCACTGCCCTGAGCAGATCTCCACGGCCCCTGCCCCCACAGCCAGACAGACTGAGACCTTGCAGAACAAGGCCCAGCATCCGGAAGATGACGACCCCCAGGTAGAGGGGCTGGAACGCTTAAGATAA
- the Pdxdc1 gene encoding pyridoxal-dependent decarboxylase domain-containing protein 1 isoform X1: protein MDTSLEKIADPTLAEMGKNLKEVMRMLENSQRRIEEENGKKPVSEDIPGPLQGSGQDMVSILQLVQNLMHGDEDEEPQSTRIQNIGEQGHMALLGHSLGAYISTLDKEKLRKLTTRILSDTTLWLRRIFRYENGCTYFHEEEREGLAKICRLAIHSRYEDFVVDGFDVLYNKKPVIYLSAAARPGLGQYLCNQLGLPLPCLCRVPCNTMFGSQHQMDIAFLEKLIKDDIERGRLPLLLVASAGSSGVGHTDKIGRLKELCEQYNIWLHVEGVNLATLALGYVSSSVLAATKCDSMTLTPGPWLGLPAAPAVTLYKHDDPALTLVAGLTSNKPADKLRALPLWLSLQYLGLDGIVERIKHACQLSQRLQESLKKVDHIKILVEDELSSPVVVFRFFQELPGSDPAFKAVPVSSVATAAVGRERHSCDALNRWLGEQLRQLVPMCGLAVLDLEVDGTCLRFSPLMTAAVLGTQGGDVDQLVTCIQSKLPVLTCTLQLREEFRQEVEGTAGLLYVDDPSWPGIGVVRYEHVSDGNSSLESDPEGEKIHTGLLKKLNELESDLIFKMGPEYKGTKSCIYVGMASDDVDISELVETIAVTAREIEENSRLLENMTEVVRKGIQEAQVQLQKANEERLLEEGVLRQIPVVGSVLNWFSPVQASQKGRSFNLTAGSLESTEYTYVHKVQGTGVTPPPTPSGTQSKQRLPGQKPFKRALRGSDAVSETSSVSHIEDLEKVDQLCSGLEHSSPEAHCPEQISTAPAPTARQTETLQNKAQHPEDDDPQVEGLERLR, encoded by the exons ATAGCAGACCCTACATTAGCTGAAATGGGAAAAAACTTGAAGGAGGTGATGCGGATGCTGGAGAACAGTCAGAG aagaatagaagaggaaaatggaaagaagccAGTATCAGAGGACATTCCAGGGCCACTCCAAGGCAG TGGACAAGATATGGTAAGCATCCTTCAGTTAGTTCAGAATCTGATGCATGGAGATGAAGACGAGGAGCCCCAGAGCACCCG AATCCAGAATATTGGAGAACAAGGTCACATGGCTTTGTTGGGTCATAGTCTGGGTGCTTATATTTCAACTCTGGacaaagagaaactgagaaaactTACAACCAGGATACTTTCAGACACTACCTTATGGCTACGCCGGATTTTCAG GTATGAAAATGGATGCACTTACTTccatgaggaagagagagaaggacttGCTAAGATCTGTAGGCTTGCCATTCATTCTCGCTATGAAGACTTTGTAGTGGATGGATTTGACGTGTTATATAACAAAAAGCCTGTCATATATCTTAGTGCTGCTGCTAGACCTGGCCTGGGCCAATACCTCTGTAATCAG CTTGGCTTACCCCTGCCCTGCTTGTGTCGTGTGCCCTGTAACACTATGTTTGGATCTCAGCATCAGATG GACATTGCCTTTCTTGAGAAACTGATCAAAGATGACATAGAAAGAGGAAGACTGCCCTTGCTGCTTGTTGCAAGTGCTG GATCTTCAGGAGTTGGACACACAGACAAGATTGGACGTTTGAAGGAGCTCTGTGAGCAGTATAACATCTGGCTTCATGTTGAAGG TGTGAATCTGGCAACATTGGCTCTAGGTTATGTCTCCTCGTCTGTGCTG GCTGCAACCAAATGTGATAGCATGACACTAACTCCTGGCCCGTGGCTAGGTTTGCCAGCCGCTCCTGCAGTGACACTCTACAAACATGATGATCCTGCCTTG ACACTAGTTGCTGGTCTTACATCAAATAAGCCTGCAGACAAACTCCGAGCCTTGCCGCTGTGGTTGTCTTTACAATACTTGGGACTTGATGGCATTGTGGAAAGAATAAAGCATGCCTGCCAGCTG AGTCAGCGGTTGcaagaaagtttaaagaaagtgGACCACATCAAGATCTTG GTGGAAGATGAGCTCAGTTCTCCAGTAGTAGTGTTCAGATTTTTCCAGGAATTACCAGGCTCAG ATCCAGCATTTAAAGCTGTCCCTGTATCCAGCGTAGCAACTGCAGCTGTTGGCCGGGAGAGACACTCCTGTGATGCACTGAACCGCTGG CTAGGGGAACAACTGAGACAGCTGGTGCCTATGTGTGGCCTCGCTGTCCTGGACTTGGAAGTGGATGGCACGTGTTTGCGGTTCAGCCCTTTGATGACAGCAGCAG TGTTAGGGACTCAAGGCGGGGATGTGGACCAACTCGTCACCTGCATCCAAAGCAAACTTCCAGTGCTGACATGTACACTACAGCTACGAGAAGAGTTCAGGCAGGAAGTCGAGGGGACAGCAGGCCTCCTGTATGTTGATgaccccagctggcctggaatcGGGGTTGTCAG GTATGAGCATGTCAGTGATGGTAACAGCAGTCTGGAATCTGATCCAGAGGGGGAGAAAATACACACTGGACTTCTGAAAAAGTTAAATGAACTGGAATCTGACCTCATATTTAAAATGG GCCCTGAGTACAAAGGCACGAAGAGCTGCATTTACGTCGGCATGGCGAGTGACGATGTGGATATTTCTGAACTAGTGGAGACCATTGCAGTTACAGCCCGGGAAATTGAGGAAAACTCAAGG CTTCTAGAGAACATGACAGAAGTCGTTCGGAAGGGAATTCAGGAGGCTCAGGTCCAACTCCAGAAGGCAAATGAGGAACGACTTCTGGAAGAG GGAGTGTTGCGGCAGATCCCTGTAGTAGGGTCCGTCCTGAATTGGTTTTCTCCAGTTCAAGCTTCACAAAAGGGAAGAAGTTTTAACTTAACAGCAG GCTCTCTGGAATCCACAGAATACACATACGTCCACAAAGTACAAGGTACAGGAGTGACACCGCCTCCGACACCTTCAGGCACTCAAAGCAAACAGAGACTTCCAG GCCAGAAACCTTTTAAAAGAGCTCTGAGAGGCTCAGATGCTGTGAGTGAGACCAGCTCAGTCAGCCACATCGAAGACCTCGAAAAGGTGGACCAGCTGTGCAGTGGGCTAGAGCACAGCAGCCCAGAGGCCCACTGCCCTGAGCAGATCTCCACGGCCCCTGCCCCCACAGCCAGACAGACTGAGACCTTGCAGAACAAGGCCCAGCATCCGGAAGATGACGACCCCCAGGTAGAGGGGCTGGAACGCTTAAGATAA
- the Pdxdc1 gene encoding pyridoxal-dependent decarboxylase domain-containing protein 1 isoform X3 has product MGKNLKEVMRMLENSQRRIEEENGKKPVSEDIPGPLQGSGQDMVSILQLVQNLMHGDEDEEPQSTRIQNIGEQGHMALLGHSLGAYISTLDKEKLRKLTTRILSDTTLWLRRIFRYENGCTYFHEEEREGLAKICRLAIHSRYEDFVVDGFDVLYNKKPVIYLSAAARPGLGQYLCNQLGLPLPCLCRVPCNTMFGSQHQMDIAFLEKLIKDDIERGRLPLLLVASAGSSGVGHTDKIGRLKELCEQYNIWLHVEGVNLATLALGYVSSSVLAATKCDSMTLTPGPWLGLPAAPAVTLYKHDDPALTLVAGLTSNKPADKLRALPLWLSLQYLGLDGIVERIKHACQLSQRLQESLKKVDHIKILVEDELSSPVVVFRFFQELPGSDPAFKAVPVSSVATAAVGRERHSCDALNRWLGEQLRQLVPMCGLAVLDLEVDGTCLRFSPLMTAAVLGTQGGDVDQLVTCIQSKLPVLTCTLQLREEFRQEVEGTAGLLYVDDPSWPGIGVVRYEHVSDGNSSLESDPEGEKIHTGLLKKLNELESDLIFKMGPEYKGTKSCIYVGMASDDVDISELVETIAVTAREIEENSRLLENMTEVVRKGIQEAQVQLQKANEERLLEEGVLRQIPVVGSVLNWFSPVQASQKGRSFNLTAGSLESTEYTYVHKVQGTGVTPPPTPSGTQSKQRLPGQKPFKRALRGSDAVSETSSVSHIEDLEKVDQLCSGLEHSSPEAHCPEQISTAPAPTARQTETLQNKAQHPEDDDPQVEGLERLR; this is encoded by the exons ATGGGAAAAAACTTGAAGGAGGTGATGCGGATGCTGGAGAACAGTCAGAG aagaatagaagaggaaaatggaaagaagccAGTATCAGAGGACATTCCAGGGCCACTCCAAGGCAG TGGACAAGATATGGTAAGCATCCTTCAGTTAGTTCAGAATCTGATGCATGGAGATGAAGACGAGGAGCCCCAGAGCACCCG AATCCAGAATATTGGAGAACAAGGTCACATGGCTTTGTTGGGTCATAGTCTGGGTGCTTATATTTCAACTCTGGacaaagagaaactgagaaaactTACAACCAGGATACTTTCAGACACTACCTTATGGCTACGCCGGATTTTCAG GTATGAAAATGGATGCACTTACTTccatgaggaagagagagaaggacttGCTAAGATCTGTAGGCTTGCCATTCATTCTCGCTATGAAGACTTTGTAGTGGATGGATTTGACGTGTTATATAACAAAAAGCCTGTCATATATCTTAGTGCTGCTGCTAGACCTGGCCTGGGCCAATACCTCTGTAATCAG CTTGGCTTACCCCTGCCCTGCTTGTGTCGTGTGCCCTGTAACACTATGTTTGGATCTCAGCATCAGATG GACATTGCCTTTCTTGAGAAACTGATCAAAGATGACATAGAAAGAGGAAGACTGCCCTTGCTGCTTGTTGCAAGTGCTG GATCTTCAGGAGTTGGACACACAGACAAGATTGGACGTTTGAAGGAGCTCTGTGAGCAGTATAACATCTGGCTTCATGTTGAAGG TGTGAATCTGGCAACATTGGCTCTAGGTTATGTCTCCTCGTCTGTGCTG GCTGCAACCAAATGTGATAGCATGACACTAACTCCTGGCCCGTGGCTAGGTTTGCCAGCCGCTCCTGCAGTGACACTCTACAAACATGATGATCCTGCCTTG ACACTAGTTGCTGGTCTTACATCAAATAAGCCTGCAGACAAACTCCGAGCCTTGCCGCTGTGGTTGTCTTTACAATACTTGGGACTTGATGGCATTGTGGAAAGAATAAAGCATGCCTGCCAGCTG AGTCAGCGGTTGcaagaaagtttaaagaaagtgGACCACATCAAGATCTTG GTGGAAGATGAGCTCAGTTCTCCAGTAGTAGTGTTCAGATTTTTCCAGGAATTACCAGGCTCAG ATCCAGCATTTAAAGCTGTCCCTGTATCCAGCGTAGCAACTGCAGCTGTTGGCCGGGAGAGACACTCCTGTGATGCACTGAACCGCTGG CTAGGGGAACAACTGAGACAGCTGGTGCCTATGTGTGGCCTCGCTGTCCTGGACTTGGAAGTGGATGGCACGTGTTTGCGGTTCAGCCCTTTGATGACAGCAGCAG TGTTAGGGACTCAAGGCGGGGATGTGGACCAACTCGTCACCTGCATCCAAAGCAAACTTCCAGTGCTGACATGTACACTACAGCTACGAGAAGAGTTCAGGCAGGAAGTCGAGGGGACAGCAGGCCTCCTGTATGTTGATgaccccagctggcctggaatcGGGGTTGTCAG GTATGAGCATGTCAGTGATGGTAACAGCAGTCTGGAATCTGATCCAGAGGGGGAGAAAATACACACTGGACTTCTGAAAAAGTTAAATGAACTGGAATCTGACCTCATATTTAAAATGG GCCCTGAGTACAAAGGCACGAAGAGCTGCATTTACGTCGGCATGGCGAGTGACGATGTGGATATTTCTGAACTAGTGGAGACCATTGCAGTTACAGCCCGGGAAATTGAGGAAAACTCAAGG CTTCTAGAGAACATGACAGAAGTCGTTCGGAAGGGAATTCAGGAGGCTCAGGTCCAACTCCAGAAGGCAAATGAGGAACGACTTCTGGAAGAG GGAGTGTTGCGGCAGATCCCTGTAGTAGGGTCCGTCCTGAATTGGTTTTCTCCAGTTCAAGCTTCACAAAAGGGAAGAAGTTTTAACTTAACAGCAG GCTCTCTGGAATCCACAGAATACACATACGTCCACAAAGTACAAGGTACAGGAGTGACACCGCCTCCGACACCTTCAGGCACTCAAAGCAAACAGAGACTTCCAG GCCAGAAACCTTTTAAAAGAGCTCTGAGAGGCTCAGATGCTGTGAGTGAGACCAGCTCAGTCAGCCACATCGAAGACCTCGAAAAGGTGGACCAGCTGTGCAGTGGGCTAGAGCACAGCAGCCCAGAGGCCCACTGCCCTGAGCAGATCTCCACGGCCCCTGCCCCCACAGCCAGACAGACTGAGACCTTGCAGAACAAGGCCCAGCATCCGGAAGATGACGACCCCCAGGTAGAGGGGCTGGAACGCTTAAGATAA